The Lolium rigidum isolate FL_2022 chromosome 2, APGP_CSIRO_Lrig_0.1, whole genome shotgun sequence genomic interval AcaatttttgaaaaaataaagcAAAAGCTTTGCATCTCGACACATCGATAGATATCCATGCAAAATATATTGTCATCGTATTTCTCACGTACAGGTATGGTTAACGAGAACGAaaaaagtataaaataggcaCATTCCTCTAAAATTTGTGAAACTTCACAAGTACCTCATCAATCTTTCACATCCAGTGCAAAACGAGAATGGTCAATTTTCTGCAGGAGGGATCACTTGCAAGAGCTCTATATTCAGTTCAAAACTAGCATCAGGCTGCAAAGAAGCATGAAATCAAACCATGGCGCGTCAGTAAGTCAAAGTGCTCAGATACCTAATCAGACTACAAGACACTGGAGTTTTACCGGTATCTCGTTCAAGCCCTTTTTCGCATATCCGAGCTCCGGGGGAACAATGACCCTCCTCTGTACAACAAAAACAGAGGATCAGGTCAGTAGTAATATAGCAAAGAGGGAACGTCCCTTCACTTGTGCCAGTTCTCCGTACCTTCCCCCCCACTTTCATCCCCTCGGTGATCATGTACATAGCTGCCGGAGGCTTTGGCGAAGCCTGTGCGGAGTACAGCCCGTTGGCGGTGTCCGCGAAGTCCCGCTTCCGCTCTTTCCCAGGCAGCGATCCGACAGTGAACACGTAAGGCTACTAGAGGAAGACACGCAAACATCTTAGTTCTGATTGTCCTAAACGAGTATTTCTACCACTAGCACACAAAGATGGGGGAGAGTACTCAGTCAGTTTGCAACATAACCTGCGCGATGCTCCGGTTCCCTGCTAGGAGCTTCGCTTCGCGGCTCGACACCACCGTGATGCTCCGGTATATGCAGTCGAAATGCACCTTCAGCAAAGAACATCAGCAGCAATCAATTTCAGTTTAGGAATGAAGGGTGTTGCTAGCATTTTTTTTCCAATTAATTTACCTGAACAGTTGACCCCTTCTCAGCAGTTGGGCCCTTCCCTTCGACAAGATCATAGTACTTCAAGCCCTCAGCTGCTCACAATAGTTTCCCAGGTCAGATTAATCAGATATCGCAAAGTGGAGCTCAAATTTAGGCACTAGAAAGTCTATAATTTTTATCGTGAGCCGTATTTGCAATTACGAATACCAAACAGATTATTTAACAGCAAATAATCTGACACTAATCAGCGTCAgtcgggattcgggaatgagcaagCTTTTGGGGAAAAAATCTGAGCAGAAACCAAGAAACCAGCGGCGCAGGTATAAGGGACACGCGCTGACGTACGTGTAGACGCGTAATCCTCTGGCCGTACGGTCTGGCGGCCCCTCCTTGCGGCGAGCGCTGGCAGCGGgcagacggcggtgaggaagccgGCCGAGAGGAGGAGCTGCGCGGCCACCCTCCGCCGGGAGAGGCGGCATGCCACGGCCGTCTCCCTCGGAGGAGGCAGCGTAGGGGGAGCAGGGGAGGGGAGCGGGGCTcggtggaaggttctagaaggcagTGCCGTGGGAGCCATCGACGGCGGAGGAGACATGGGGAAGGATGGCGCGCGCTCAACTGACGCCACTACATCAGCTCAGCATATTATCCAGAAGGTACAAAAATATCAGAATATTCCATTTTCCCTTTTATACCTccccatttattttattttagcaatattattcaaattgtattttttgTGTACTTTAGTTTATGATAATTGATGTATACGGTACAGTACAAAGTGTGGAATGTGTAATAAGAGGAAAAAACATTGTTAACAAAAAAAACTAGTACTACTACTACGTGTAATATTCTGGATGAGAGCTTCTGCATGTTTGGACTTTATAGCCTTGTGAGACTGCAGCTTCAGCTTCCAATGGTGAATGGTGATGgtcttctttttttttatttacaaACATTATCCTTGTAATTAATTAATTGCACTTGAATCAAGAACATCGAAATTATTTGCCCTGGCATAGAAATTCAAATCTCTGCAGTTTCACACAAAATAAAATGAAAGATTCGCCTGTCTGCTCACATCTATTCAGGGTCAAGGTAGGCAACAACCATCTAAGATAACTCTGACTTTTCACTCAAACAAACACATTCCTTCCATTCATAATAACATCAAGGACAAGAGTTGCTTCTATACAATTTTCCATGATGGCAGATACCTAAGGAACTCAAATCCCCTACACAGCCTCTCAACCTATTTCCCCGTCAATTAGATTGGGTAAACTGACCCGCAAGATGTTGCATCTTGGGTCgaaaacatagaataatatatctTAGCTTTATACACATCAACTAGCTTTCTATATCAATAACGCTGCCATTCCTAACTGGCCTTGCAGGCCTCTCGATGTCAAGAGCAGAAAGACTGCCTGTCGAGCTCGCAGGCAGGCTCTGGGACCGCTTCTTCCTGTTCTTCGgcggctccttgtcatcgacgaaCGAGATAAATCTTCGGAGGCTCTTCTTTGGCTCGTGTCTCAGGTATTTGCGTAGCATGATGCCGAAGTAGATGAGCAAGGCGAGGATGCACGCCACACCGCAGATGAGAAACAGGCCCCAGAAGCTCTCGAGGCGGAGCTGGTTCGAGTCGATGAACTCGTTTGTGTCAGTCGCGCACTCGCCTGTCTTGAGCCACTTGTCGTGGATCCGCTGCAGCTCCCCGTTCTCTGAGAGTGACAGGATCGCGGTGGACAGGTCTACTTGCAAAGGGGAGTCCCTTGGAAATGCCTGGTAGAATGAACTTCCGTAAGGTGCTACTTTTAATTTGTGAAACAAAGTAGGCATAGTTTATAGACTTCAGCCACAGAGAAGTGCAGGAAAGGTTGCATAATACTAAACAGTGGGCATAGCTCTTATAGACAATGGTTAAAATGTACTTACAAAGCCCCATCCTCTGCTGGTGAAATCTGAGCCAGCTACTGCAATCTTGCAGTAACTTGACAAAAACAGTTCGACATACGGTCGCTCATCGATAATGGCCATAACGCCTCCTTTCTTAGGGCCTAGCTTGAGGGCTTCAGCGTACTCTTGTGGGGAACCGAGAGGTCTTAGCCTTGAACGTGATATGTTCAGTTCCTTCACCATGTATTCTTGTGCAAAAGAACCAACTTGAAAACCAACAGGATCATCGCTATTTTTCAGGTCATCAATTCCTCTTATAGAAGTATCAAGTTGTTGCACGGTCAGGATGGAAGTAAGACTCGCGGTATAGCTGGATTGAATGATCAAAACAACAAAGAGCCATATGAGCAGGACACCCCGCCCTAAGGTGCTCATTGTGTTTTCTCCTGCGAAAAGATACAGATGAAATAATGAAACACATGCCATACAGCAGAATGTTTGCTTATAAAAAAAACAGAATGGAGATGGTTAGTTTACTCACTGTGTGCAAAGAATAAAGTCGAAAAGCTGAACCTGCAGACAGTCAAAATTGAGTTATAATTTGGGAACAAATAAACATGACATCATAAGAACATTTGGCAGTACATGTGGAGACATGAAAGCATAAGATAAATACAGTAACACATCctcatatcatatgaaaatagaCTGCATATCCTCTACAACTCTCACCACAAGACTTAAATTCATTAGTAATCACTAGATGCTTTGTTTGTGTACGTTAACTCTCAGGGTTGTTTTAAGGTGATAGCAGTGTACAATATATTAGAGAAGACTCGTAGAAATGTCAACTTTGTAAGGAAACTGAACTGACATGCATGCAGCCGACATAAAAGTCAAAAGCTGTAAGTCAGCTCCTTACCAGAAGATAGTTATCATTTGTTGTCGTGGTGAACCGCGGAATTCGTCATTGATTCGATGTTCAAGAACCCAAACAACCACACCCACAACAAGAAAGAACACCCCTGTAATACACCACATCTCTAATGTAAATGGCTGCAAGAATGCCCAGGACGTCGTAATATGCTTTTTGACTGGAGACAAGATAACCAAGCCTGTTTCAATGAATGGCTGGGTGAAATCAACAATAACTGTCCGGTTCATTGTAATTGCGATATCCCCTATAGCTCCATCAAATTCCTGCAGGATAAGATAACCCTGGTCAGTATGGTATGATGGAATGTGTAGAAGAAGGACAAAAGCATTACATACTTACATTTGATTCGACCATCTGTACTAGTTTGTCATAATGAGGGTTTTCAGTACCACTACCAAAAGGTACGAACTTGAAGGTCACTGGATAAGGAAGCAAAGCCAATGCCTGAGTAAAGACATCGATGCAATAACCCTTCATTGACCCAGTAACATTGTCTTTCGTGACGAACTCTTTGAAGCTAAATCTGTTGGGAACACCAATTTTCAACTGCTTGGCATTGGAAGGAAAAACCCAGCCTCGAGGTCTCTGTGCAGTCTCCCCAGGCCAAATAACATCGTAGAGACGCTGATTGGCTAGAGAAGTATTAGGGGGCTTTGAATATAGATCCTCTGGAGGGACAGTCGACAACAAGCCAGAATAATTTGACCAAAAACCAATGGTCCGCATGCCATTTCCGAGGACATTTATGatgtcatatgcaggatgaatgaggtcacccgaagcatcaaattgcactttccCAGACACCCCAGTGAAGTTTACCTTTCTAATCTTCTCGAGTAATTTATTTCCCATGTCAAAAATACTCATTGCTTCAAGATGAAGAGTTCCCCCCCTTGCATCTCGCAACCTTGAGTCGTTTGAAAAGGAAATCCTCCCACCATCATCGAAGAAGGCATCCAGAGCATGAGCTAATGCCCAGACGCTATCATAAACATAAAAACCATAGGAACTCAAACGGAGATCACTATGGTTGTACTTCTTACTTTGCCTGCTCCACTTGGAGACCAAATTACTCTTCATCATTGAGTTTGGGATGTGTGGCCGCAAACTAAGAACACCTTGCATGCCATATATAATGTCAGCAGGAACTGATGAATTAGAATCAAGATAAGCAGAAAGCCAGTCAGTTGCAATCCATACATAGCCATTGCCCATCATGTTTAGTCGGTTCGCCATAGAGAAAAGCTTGAGTCCAGGTGCAGCACCAGTATGGAGGATGATAATGCGAGACTCCATATAACTGACACTAACCAACAAATTTATGAGGTCACTATTTTTAGCATTGGCAGGAAACCCAACCTTGTAGGAGATTTTGCAGCGCTTTGCAGTAAGTGCATCATCCAAAGCAGCAATGCCATTCCGACCATAATCATCATCAATGTATACAGCAGTCACTATTTTCCACCGGTTGTAGTCAACAACTGCTGCCACAGCCGCCATTTGGTAGAGATCACTGGGAGCAGTCCTAACAAAGAATGGGAACTGTATCGATGAAAGAGTTGCATCAGATGCAAAGGACATCATAGGGACTCGGAGCTCATTtgctacaaatgaaatgataTGAGCAATTGTTGAGCACTGGGGGCCAACGATTGCAATAACATCAGCCTCCATGAACTGCAAAGCTGATACAAGGAAAGACGGTATCATCGTCACAACTCCAGAACAGAAGCAAAACTATTTTAACAATGCAAAATGAATCCAGAAGACAAGCAAAAAACAATTTTAACAATGCAAAATGAATGAGTGACATTATAGTTGGTCTACCTTGAACCATGCCAAGGAAACCATCCAAGCAACTTGCATCCTTTGTTTCAACATTTAATGTAGTCCCATTTAGAACTGTTGGATCAGAGTTGATATCCTCCAAGGCTGCATGGATGGCAACCGCCGAAACACCTCCAGTTGTGGAGTTCAACTGGAGAATAGACCCAATATTCACAACAGGAGGCCTTGCAGCTAAGCTCTTGGAGATGCTATTAGGGAACAGAAGCAGGGACAGAACTAACAACATGAGAAAAGCTATCTCCATTGTGCCTCAAATGGTGCAAAAGCTACTGGACGCTTATCCACATGCTAGCAAACTATGAATGAGATGAAACCCCTGAAGAAAACAGAACAATAGAGCAGATGTTATTCTGATACCAATACTTAATTGCTTATTTCCTAAATCAACATACTCCATGTAGAAGAGCGCCAGCATTCGAAACTTCAGTTTAAAAGTTGAAAGGAAAACAGCAATGAAGAAGTAAATGTCAATTTGAAGGAAGCAATTACAGTAATCCAATCAACTGTGGATTAAATATCTCAAAGAAAACAGTTTTGAGAAAAATTATCTCGACGAAAAGTAACTTGACAGAAGAAAGACAGATGATTGGATAAAAAACATTCATTTGTGTAGTAAGCATCACTTGTACCATTTATGTCATCCACTGATACTACTCCTACGAAAAAGATATATACTAGATCCTAGGTTGGCGCGGCAAGGCATCTCCCATTTTTGCTCATACATGTGGCCTCATCAAAGGAAAAACCAAGAAGCAATGTGGTCCTTGAGTGAAATCCAAAGATGTGGCGTGGGCATCCAAATTTCTCCTCAGAATCTGCGGGGCCAAACTTCGGATTATTATGTGATGCATTTATTATATTCCTTGGGTCAATCAGGCAGCAAGCAAACAAACAGAATATGCGCAGGATACTATGCTTAAGGCCAAGTACTTCCTGCAAGAGGAAAAAAGAAGCAATGCCTAAAATGGCAAGCTACCAAAGGAAGCTAGGCACAGATTCCAGCATTCCATGCGTTTTGTGCTTATTTAGCACTAGCTGGAGATAAACTAAATGGGCCGAAGCACAGAGGAGATCACACTTTGCGGCAATCCATCAAACACCTTAAGGGTGGCAAGAAGCAGCCGGTAACACCTTAAGGCTGGATTATGCAACGCATTTATTATATTCCTTGAGTCAATAAGACAGCAACCAGGCAAGCAAATAGTAAGCCACAAATCAACTAAGCACAGATTCCAGCATTCCATGCCTTGCATGCTCAAGTGAGGATAAAGCAAATGGACTGAAACACAAAGGAGATCAGACAGACCGACACTTTGCCGCAATCAGTCGAACACCTTAAGGTGTCAGCATTAATTTGTTTATTCCCTAAATTATCATAGCCCATGTAGAAGAGTATCATCATTTGGAGCTTCAGTCCAAAAGTTGTAAGGAAAACAGCAATGAAGAAGTAAATGTCAATTTGAAAGAAGCAATTACAGTAACACGATCGATTGATGGGTTGAATATCTCGAAGAAAAGCAACTTGACAGAACAAGGAAATATGATTTGACGAAGACATTCGTTTGTAGTAAGCATCACTCGTGCCATTTATGTCACCCAGGGACTACTCCTAGGAAGAAAGATATATAGATCCTAGTATGGCCACGCAGCATGTTTGGATTTCACTCAAGGACCACGTCGCTTCTTGCTTTTTTCCTTGGATGAAGCCACATGTATGAGCAAAAATGGGGGATGCTTGCCCGGCGAACCTAGTATCTCCACAGAAACTGCGGGGCCAAACTTTGGATTATGCAACCTCATTTATTATATTCAATCACCCGGTGTGTCAATCAGACAGCAGGGAAACGAACAAACAGACTGTATCAGGATATACTATGCTTAAAGCCAAGCACTTCCTGCAAGAGGAAAAGAGGAAGCCATGCCTGAAATGGCAGGCGAGCGGGGCAACCGAGCACAGGTTCCAGCATTTTCACGCGTTTCGTGCTCGGTTAGTAACTGAAGATAAACTGAAACAGACCAGACGGGCCGACAGCTTGCGGCAATCAGTCGAACACCTTAAGGGCGGCAAGAAGCAGCAGGAAACAACAACCGCGGCCGCCGTTACCCGCGGATCAGCGGCATGGGATGGGGGAGCAGTCCGAGAACGCGGCCCGCCCTCGAAATCCTCAGTCGGAACCCAAGAAACGGCGCGCATTGGCAGGAGGGGATTCGAGAGCAAGAACAGAGAGTCAGACAGAGGAGAGATTTCGGGACTTACGGGTTGGATTCAGTCGTGGAAAGAGGGAatcttggcctcctcctccggctgcTTGCTGgttgctgctgcggcggcggcggcggtcgagtCCTCAGGCggcaggagaggaggaggaggagcccatGACGGCGACCGGGAGCAGCTGCCGTTGAGCTCATGGTATTATTTTTAGGTGAAGGGTATTATAGCGGAGGGAGACAGGCAGGGCCAGGGGAGAggaagatggagatggagatggtatCACTGACACGGGTGGGGCCAACAGAGAAAGCAGAATAACAAATGCTTTTCCCGCACATGGTCTGCCATGTTTAAGATCAAAGCTTTGTTATGACTATTTTCAAAATTTCAAGAatgcaatttttttttgcgaatgaaatGCAAATATTGATCAAGTATATATACATATACGTACTAAAATCTACAGTATGAAAATGGTACCATTTCATAGTATATTTTCTTGAAATTATTAGGATGTTTGCATCCATGACTTCTTTATTGAAGATCATATGGGCAAGATTGGTCTTACCAACCGCGATCATGCCAACAATGGTGAACACCATGATGTTGTTGCCACTCGCTATTTCTGTCACCGTCGTCTCAATCGGCGCTCTTATGTCTTCTTTCATCTTCACTCCGACTATTCCAAATTGTTGTGCATATTACCTTTGGTCAAAGTCAGATTTGACAAAGTTTGATCAAGTACATGggaaaaattattaacatgtatAACATCAAATCGGTATTGTTTGAGCTATCAAGaaacatattttcatattatatgcactCAATTATGCAAACATTGATATTTTACTACATGGCTAGTAACTAGTAAGACTTCACAATGTTGATGTGGGTTGCATCAACCCCTTGCTCTT includes:
- the LOC124691459 gene encoding peptidyl-prolyl cis-trans isomerase FKBP18, chloroplastic-like; translated protein: MSPPPSMAPTALPSRTFHRAPLPSPAPPTLPPPRETAVACRLSRRRVAAQLLLSAGFLTAVCPLPALAARRGRQTVRPEDYASTPEGLKYYDLVEGKGPTAEKGSTVQVHFDCIYRSITVVSSREAKLLAGNRSIAQPYVFTVGSLPGKERKRDFADTANGLYSAQASPKPPAAMYMITEGMKVGGKRRVIVPPELGYAKKGLNEIPPDASFELNIELLQVIPPAEN
- the LOC124691462 gene encoding glutamate receptor 3.1-like; protein product: MEIAFLMLLVLSLLLFPNSISKSLAARPPVVNIGSILQLNSTTGGVSAVAIHAALEDINSDPTVLNGTTLNVETKDASCLDGFLGMVQALQFMEADVIAIVGPQCSTIAHIISFVANELRVPMMSFASDATLSSIQFPFFVRTAPSDLYQMAAVAAVVDYNRWKIVTAVYIDDDYGRNGIAALDDALTAKRCKISYKVGFPANAKNSDLINLLVSVSYMESRIIILHTGAAPGLKLFSMANRLNMMGNGYVWIATDWLSAYLDSNSSVPADIIYGMQGVLSLRPHIPNSMMKSNLVSKWSRQSKKYNHSDLRLSSYGFYVYDSVWALAHALDAFFDDGGRISFSNDSRLRDARGGTLHLEAMSIFDMGNKLLEKIRKVNFTGVSGKVQFDASGDLIHPAYDIINVLGNGMRTIGFWSNYSGLLSTVPPEDLYSKPPNTSLANQRLYDVIWPGETAQRPRGWVFPSNAKQLKIGVPNRFSFKEFVTKDNVTGSMKGYCIDVFTQALALLPYPVTFKFVPFGSGTENPHYDKLVQMVESNEFDGAIGDIAITMNRTVIVDFTQPFIETGLVILSPVKKHITTSWAFLQPFTLEMWCITGVFFLVVGVVVWVLEHRINDEFRGSPRQQMITIFWFSFSTLFFAHRENTMSTLGRGVLLIWLFVVLIIQSSYTASLTSILTVQQLDTSIRGIDDLKNSDDPVGFQVGSFAQEYMVKELNISRSRLRPLGSPQEYAEALKLGPKKGGVMAIIDERPYVELFLSSYCKIAVAGSDFTSRGWGFAFPRDSPLQVDLSTAILSLSENGELQRIHDKWLKTGECATDTNEFIDSNQLRLESFWGLFLICGVACILALLIYFGIMLRKYLRHEPKKSLRRFISFVDDKEPPKNRKKRSQSLPASSTGSLSALDIERPARPVRNGSVIDIES